From one Catenuloplanes nepalensis genomic stretch:
- a CDS encoding lysophospholipid acyltransferase family protein encodes MSERGDFLPGAEFRPADLAPMPRRSNGHHPSVPAQNGFPPGDRPAAQKSSRTAPAEDAPDGIVGDVWDQRVAGALSFLRRRLSGQYDVDEFGFDPDLTDQVFHPMLKPLYREWFRTEVLDVDNVPADGGALVVGNHSGTIALDALMLSVALRDTHPQERHLRLLGADLIFRMPVVSELARKSGVTVACNPDAERLLRTGEVVGVFPEGFKGIGKHYSQRYKLQRFGRGGFVAAALRTGAPIVPAAIVGAEESYPMLADVKPLARLLGLPYFPITPTFPLLGPLGLVPLPSKWLIQFCPPIPTAHLMDTADDPLVVYNLADQVRETIQHTLHTLLKSRPDPFGL; translated from the coding sequence ATGAGCGAGCGCGGCGACTTCCTGCCCGGTGCGGAGTTCCGCCCGGCCGACCTGGCGCCGATGCCGCGCCGCAGCAACGGCCACCACCCGTCCGTACCCGCGCAGAACGGTTTCCCGCCCGGTGACCGGCCGGCCGCGCAGAAGTCATCCCGGACCGCTCCCGCCGAGGACGCTCCGGATGGCATCGTCGGTGACGTGTGGGACCAGCGGGTGGCCGGTGCGCTGTCGTTCCTGCGCCGCCGTCTCTCCGGGCAGTACGACGTCGACGAGTTCGGCTTCGACCCGGACCTCACCGACCAGGTCTTCCACCCGATGCTCAAGCCGCTCTACCGCGAGTGGTTCCGCACCGAGGTGCTCGACGTCGACAACGTCCCCGCGGACGGCGGCGCGCTGGTCGTCGGCAACCACTCCGGCACGATCGCGCTGGACGCGCTGATGCTCTCCGTCGCGCTGCGCGACACCCACCCGCAGGAGCGTCACCTGCGCCTGCTCGGCGCTGACCTGATCTTCCGCATGCCGGTCGTCTCCGAGTTGGCCCGCAAGTCCGGCGTCACCGTCGCCTGCAACCCCGACGCCGAGCGCCTGCTGCGCACCGGCGAGGTCGTCGGCGTCTTCCCCGAGGGCTTCAAGGGCATCGGCAAGCACTACTCCCAGCGCTACAAGCTGCAGCGTTTCGGCCGCGGCGGTTTCGTCGCCGCCGCCCTGCGCACCGGCGCCCCGATCGTCCCGGCCGCCATCGTCGGCGCCGAGGAGTCCTACCCGATGCTCGCCGACGTGAAGCCGCTCGCCCGCCTCCTCGGCCTCCCCTACTTCCCGATCACCCCCACCTTCCCGCTGCTCGGCCCGCTCGGCCTGGTGCCGCTGCCCAGCAAGTGGCTGATCCAGTTCTGCCCCCCGATTCCCACCGCCCACCTGATGGACACCGCCGACGACCCGCTGGTCGTCTACAACCTCGCCGACCAGGTCCGGGAAACCATCCAGCACACGCTGCACACCCTCCTCAAATCCCGCCCCGACCCCTTCGGTCTCTAG
- a CDS encoding helix-turn-helix domain-containing protein, with protein MAGASHAEGRLPEVRFLTVAEVATLMRVSKMTVYRLVHSSELTAVRVGRSFRVPEHAVHEYLRGAFSESA; from the coding sequence ATGGCCGGAGCATCACACGCAGAGGGCCGGCTGCCGGAGGTCCGTTTCCTCACCGTTGCCGAGGTCGCCACGCTGATGCGGGTGTCCAAGATGACCGTCTACCGGCTCGTGCACAGCAGCGAGCTGACCGCCGTCCGGGTGGGCCGATCGTTCCGCGTCCCGGAGCACGCGGTCCACGAATATCTGCGCGGTGCGTTCTCCGAGTCGGCCTGA
- a CDS encoding LLM class flavin-dependent oxidoreductase — protein MTKLGAVFVPQWEPERLRGVARAADEAGLEELWLWEDCFFESGVASAAAALAWTERLRVVVGLLPAPLRNVALTAMEAANLERMFPGRSMLGLGHGVQDWMGQAGARAGSPVTLMREYATALRALLDGEKVTVSGRYVNLDGVELVWKPASPPPLLVGASGPRSLRLCGEVGDVVILSGGTTPAETARARALIEEGRAAAGRTDPVTLAVYLIAATGDDHEARLRRAHETWGMTDPVADVTVGGDPAEIAAGLRRWADAGADTIVLQPTADEPSPEDFVRFVATELRPLVD, from the coding sequence ATGACGAAGCTTGGGGCGGTGTTCGTGCCGCAGTGGGAGCCGGAGCGGCTGCGAGGCGTGGCGCGGGCGGCGGACGAAGCGGGGCTGGAGGAGCTGTGGCTCTGGGAGGACTGCTTCTTCGAGAGCGGGGTGGCGAGCGCGGCGGCGGCGCTGGCGTGGACGGAGCGGCTGCGCGTGGTGGTGGGTCTGCTGCCGGCGCCGTTGCGGAACGTGGCGCTGACCGCGATGGAGGCGGCCAACCTGGAGCGGATGTTCCCGGGGCGGTCCATGCTCGGGCTCGGCCACGGGGTGCAGGACTGGATGGGGCAGGCGGGAGCGCGGGCCGGGTCGCCGGTGACGCTGATGCGGGAGTACGCGACGGCGCTCCGCGCGCTGCTGGACGGCGAGAAGGTCACGGTGTCGGGGCGGTACGTGAACCTGGACGGCGTCGAGCTGGTCTGGAAGCCGGCGAGCCCGCCGCCGCTGCTGGTGGGCGCGTCGGGTCCGCGATCGCTGCGGCTGTGCGGCGAGGTCGGTGATGTGGTGATCCTGTCCGGTGGGACGACACCGGCCGAGACGGCGCGGGCCCGGGCGCTGATCGAGGAGGGGCGGGCGGCGGCGGGCCGGACCGACCCGGTCACGCTGGCGGTGTATCTGATCGCGGCGACCGGCGACGATCACGAGGCGCGGCTGCGGCGGGCGCACGAGACGTGGGGGATGACGGACCCGGTGGCGGACGTGACGGTGGGCGGCGACCCGGCGGAGATCGCGGCCGGCCTGCGACGGTGGGCGGACGCGGGCGCGGACACGATCGTGCTGCAGCCGACCGCGGACGAGCCGTCGCCGGAGGACTTCGTCCGGTTCGTCGCGACCGAGCTGCGGCCACTGGTCGACTGA
- a CDS encoding efflux RND transporter periplasmic adaptor subunit produces MTPRSRPLALLAAVTLAAGATAASCEEEPSGVDVGEVRLGAVTEIVDAPATVTARSAATLTAASAGTLRELLVRPGDAVRPGQVLAVIDSPEATARLDSAARTLDAAAQAGGQAFSVTGLDGAQRETDAAAADSFAAARAAAAKVADERVRDTLLHEVDAAQQRYDAASAAVAGATRSVQAGVAGLGTALGALSTAQRLQAEAAYDLAKGTVDALTLRAPIGGVVQLGGAASGTPAGLDVTDILQGAELPTGSGPPAGVDPAVPKGGYVGAGTTVLTIVDVSEPAVVAEVDETDVLLVAEGAVADVELDAAPGAGYPGEVTSVDLLPTESARGGVSYRVRITLGAGTLMDGRPAPAPRPGMSAVAHLRVREAANTVTVPAAAVFSTESGGEAVWVVDGGRAARVDVSVGVQGQDAVQIVRGLRAGQTIVVRGTDRVTDGQRVP; encoded by the coding sequence ATGACCCCGCGGAGCCGCCCGCTCGCCCTACTGGCCGCCGTCACCCTGGCTGCCGGGGCGACGGCGGCCTCGTGCGAGGAGGAGCCGTCCGGCGTGGACGTCGGCGAGGTGCGGCTCGGCGCGGTGACCGAGATCGTGGACGCGCCCGCGACCGTGACCGCCCGGTCCGCGGCCACGCTCACCGCCGCGTCCGCCGGCACGCTCAGGGAACTGCTGGTCCGCCCGGGTGACGCGGTCCGGCCGGGCCAGGTGCTCGCCGTGATCGACTCGCCGGAGGCGACCGCGCGCCTGGACTCGGCCGCGCGCACGCTGGACGCGGCCGCGCAGGCCGGCGGCCAGGCCTTCTCCGTCACCGGGCTGGACGGCGCGCAGCGGGAGACGGACGCGGCCGCCGCCGACTCCTTCGCCGCGGCCCGTGCCGCCGCCGCGAAGGTCGCCGACGAGCGGGTCCGGGACACGCTGCTGCACGAGGTGGACGCGGCCCAGCAGCGGTACGACGCGGCGTCCGCGGCCGTGGCCGGCGCGACCCGGTCCGTGCAGGCGGGCGTGGCCGGCCTCGGCACCGCGCTCGGCGCGCTCTCCACCGCGCAGCGGCTGCAGGCGGAGGCCGCCTACGACCTGGCCAAGGGCACGGTCGACGCGCTCACGCTGCGGGCCCCGATCGGCGGCGTGGTCCAGCTCGGCGGCGCCGCCTCGGGCACGCCCGCGGGCCTGGACGTCACGGACATCCTGCAGGGCGCCGAGCTGCCCACCGGCTCCGGACCGCCCGCGGGCGTCGACCCGGCCGTGCCGAAGGGCGGGTACGTGGGCGCCGGCACCACCGTGCTGACCATCGTGGACGTCTCCGAGCCGGCCGTCGTCGCGGAGGTCGACGAGACGGACGTGCTGCTGGTCGCGGAGGGCGCGGTCGCGGACGTGGAGCTGGACGCCGCGCCCGGTGCCGGCTACCCCGGCGAGGTGACCTCGGTCGACCTGCTGCCTACCGAGTCGGCGCGCGGTGGGGTCTCGTACCGGGTGCGGATTACGCTCGGCGCGGGCACGCTCATGGACGGCAGACCCGCGCCGGCACCCCGGCCCGGCATGAGCGCGGTCGCCCACCTGCGGGTCCGGGAGGCGGCGAACACGGTGACGGTGCCGGCCGCCGCGGTCTTCTCGACCGAGTCGGGCGGCGAGGCGGTCTGGGTGGTCGACGGCGGGCGGGCCGCACGGGTGGACGTCTCGGTCGGCGTGCAGGGCCAGGACGCGGTGCAGATCGTGCGGGGCCTCCGGGCCGGGCAGACGATCGTGGTGCGCGGGACGGACCGGGTGACCGACGGCCAGCGGGTGCCATGA
- a CDS encoding ABC transporter permease yields the protein MRLAEAWRVAFGALRANRLRSLLTMLGVIIGVGAVVVLVAIGTGAKNEVEAQVEGLGSNLMLVVPGRLEFGSAPSASRLSLRDAEAVAEVVGDPSRVTATVATGETVRAGARERFTTVQGVLATTPQVFDRPVGRGHYFTSSDVRTGRRIAVLGATVAAALFPDRDPIGQQVSIAGVRFRVSGLFAPLGQSLGVDRDDEVHIPVSAAQRLIGVDRIDGLAIKAPDRERIDELSARVVAELSRRHPDTEFSAVTQEQILGVLGDILGVLTGVLAAIAGISLLVGGVGVSNIMLVSVRERTREIGLRKAVGARPRDIGLQFLLEAVLLTTVGGVLGMGLGVGSALLVDALSPVPAAITWWSLALAFGVSAAVGIVFGVVPAQRAGRLDPVVALRSE from the coding sequence ATGAGACTTGCCGAGGCGTGGCGGGTCGCGTTCGGCGCGCTCCGGGCGAACCGGCTGCGCAGCCTCCTCACCATGCTCGGCGTGATCATCGGGGTCGGCGCGGTGGTGGTCCTGGTCGCGATCGGCACCGGCGCGAAGAACGAGGTCGAGGCACAGGTCGAGGGCCTCGGCTCGAACCTGATGCTGGTGGTGCCGGGCCGGCTGGAGTTCGGTTCCGCGCCCTCGGCCTCGCGCCTGTCGCTGCGGGACGCGGAGGCGGTGGCGGAGGTGGTCGGCGACCCGTCGCGGGTGACGGCCACGGTCGCGACCGGCGAGACGGTCCGGGCGGGCGCGCGCGAGCGGTTCACCACGGTCCAGGGTGTGCTGGCGACGACGCCGCAGGTCTTCGACCGCCCGGTCGGCCGCGGCCACTACTTCACCTCCTCGGACGTGCGGACCGGCCGCCGGATCGCGGTGCTCGGCGCGACCGTGGCCGCCGCGCTGTTCCCGGACCGTGACCCGATAGGGCAGCAGGTGTCGATCGCGGGCGTCCGGTTCCGGGTCAGCGGCCTGTTCGCGCCGCTCGGCCAGAGCCTGGGCGTGGACCGGGACGACGAGGTGCACATCCCGGTCAGCGCGGCGCAGCGGCTGATCGGCGTGGACCGGATCGACGGCCTGGCGATCAAGGCACCGGACCGGGAGCGGATCGACGAGCTGAGCGCGCGGGTGGTCGCGGAGCTGTCCCGCCGGCATCCGGACACCGAGTTCAGCGCGGTCACCCAGGAGCAGATCCTGGGTGTGCTCGGCGACATCCTGGGCGTGCTGACCGGTGTGCTGGCCGCGATCGCCGGCATCTCGCTGCTGGTCGGCGGCGTCGGCGTCTCCAACATCATGCTGGTCTCGGTGCGCGAGCGGACCAGGGAGATCGGCCTGCGCAAGGCGGTCGGCGCCCGGCCCCGCGACATCGGGTTGCAGTTCCTGTTGGAGGCGGTGCTGCTCACCACGGTCGGCGGCGTGCTCGGGATGGGCCTGGGCGTCGGCTCGGCGCTGCTGGTCGACGCGCTGTCGCCGGTGCCGGCCGCGATCACCTGGTGGTCGCTGGCGCTGGCGTTCGGCGTGTCCGCCGCGGTCGGCATCGTCTTCGGCGTGGTGCCGGCGCAGCGGGCCGGCCGGCTGGACCCGGTGGTGGCGCTGCGCAGCGAGTAA
- a CDS encoding 30S ribosomal protein bS22 produces MGSVVKKRRKRMAKKKHRKLLRKTRVQRRRLGK; encoded by the coding sequence ATGGGCTCGGTGGTCAAGAAGCGCCGCAAGCGTATGGCCAAGAAGAAGCACCGCAAGCTGCTGCGCAAGACCCGCGTCCAGCGTCGCCGTCTCGGCAAGTAA
- a CDS encoding NAD-dependent epimerase/dehydratase family protein translates to MTESPGTVVVTGVSRFLGAHVAARLAADPRIGQVIGLDPADPPAALAETLHGVELVRVDLRSAGSVLADLGAEAVVHLAITSSPDAIQGGRGAMKEHNVIGAMQLLAAAQQAPRLRKLVMRSSTAAYGASFRDPGVFTEDTEPREVPRGGFARDILDIEGYVRGFRRRRPDVVATVLRFAPFIGSRAETSLTRYFSQPFVPTVFGRDARLQFVHIDDALEVMHRAIAEDHAGTFNVAGEGVLALSQAIRRAGRVPVPVPEPGLAGAMSIARAMGLGQNGLDQVDLFVHGRVVDTTRLIHEFGFTPRSTAAAFDDFIQAHLGGALVSPERLAGAEQSILDTIRRVRAARQEAAS, encoded by the coding sequence GTGACCGAATCGCCGGGGACCGTCGTGGTCACCGGGGTCAGCCGGTTCTTGGGCGCACACGTGGCCGCGCGCCTCGCCGCCGACCCGCGCATCGGGCAGGTCATCGGGCTCGACCCGGCCGACCCGCCCGCCGCGCTGGCCGAGACGCTGCACGGTGTCGAGCTGGTCCGCGTCGACCTCCGGTCCGCCGGATCGGTCCTCGCCGACCTCGGTGCCGAGGCGGTCGTCCACCTCGCGATCACCAGCTCGCCGGACGCCATCCAGGGCGGCCGCGGCGCGATGAAGGAACACAACGTCATCGGCGCCATGCAGCTGCTAGCGGCCGCCCAGCAGGCGCCGAGGCTGCGCAAGCTGGTCATGCGGTCGTCTACCGCCGCCTACGGGGCCTCGTTCCGCGACCCGGGCGTCTTCACCGAGGACACCGAGCCGCGGGAGGTGCCTCGCGGCGGTTTCGCCCGCGACATCCTCGATATCGAGGGCTACGTGCGCGGGTTCCGCCGCCGGCGCCCCGACGTGGTCGCCACCGTCCTGCGCTTCGCGCCGTTCATCGGCTCCCGCGCGGAGACGTCGCTGACCCGCTACTTCTCCCAGCCGTTCGTCCCGACCGTGTTCGGCCGCGACGCACGGCTGCAGTTCGTGCACATCGACGACGCGCTCGAGGTGATGCACCGCGCGATCGCCGAGGACCACGCCGGCACGTTCAACGTGGCCGGCGAGGGGGTGCTCGCGCTGTCCCAGGCCATCCGCCGGGCCGGCCGCGTCCCGGTGCCGGTCCCCGAGCCCGGCCTGGCCGGCGCGATGTCGATCGCGCGCGCGATGGGCCTCGGCCAGAACGGCCTCGACCAGGTCGACCTGTTCGTGCACGGCCGGGTCGTCGACACCACCCGGCTGATCCACGAGTTCGGCTTCACGCCCCGGTCCACCGCGGCCGCGTTCGACGACTTCATCCAGGCCCACCTCGGCGGCGCGCTGGTCTCCCCGGAGCGCCTGGCCGGCGCCGAGCAGTCGATCCTGGACACGATCCGCCGGGTGCGCGCGGCCCGCCAGGAGGCGGCGTCATGA